In a single window of the Streptococcus ilei genome:
- a CDS encoding PTS lactose/cellobiose transporter subunit IIA produces the protein MEIIVADQIIMGLILNAGDAKQHVYQALSYAKEGDFTSSEGEIAKADAALLEAHNLQTQFLAQEASGTKTEITALFVHSQDHLMTSITEINLIKEMIDLRKELSAKQ, from the coding sequence ATGGAAATAATTGTTGCAGACCAAATTATTATGGGCTTAATTTTAAATGCGGGTGATGCTAAACAGCATGTTTACCAAGCTTTATCATATGCTAAGGAAGGTGATTTTACATCTTCTGAAGGCGAAATTGCAAAAGCAGATGCAGCATTGCTAGAAGCGCATAACTTGCAAACCCAATTTTTAGCCCAGGAAGCAAGTGGGACAAAGACAGAGATTACAGCTTTGTTTGTGCACTCACAAGATCACTTAATGACTTCAATCACAGAGATTAACTTGATTAAAGAAATGATTGACTTACGAAAAGAACTTTCAGCGAAACAATAA
- a CDS encoding DeoR/GlpR family DNA-binding transcription regulator produces the protein MQRLDEILKLVSEFEKIDVNSLSEKLQVSKVTIRKDLDKLESKGLLHREHGYAVLNSGDDINVRLSFQYDTKKRIAREAAKLIKDNDTVLIESGSTCALLAEEICQTKKNIKIVTNSYFIADYIQEYDSCKIILLGGEFQKESRVTVGPLLKELIRSFRVPFAFVGVDGYDDELGFTGKDMMRSEVVQAMSDVSKEVVVLTDSSKFGKCGTVRRFALSQVSRVITDKNISQEAKEKLEDSQTILNLV, from the coding sequence ATGCAACGTTTAGATGAAATATTGAAATTAGTATCGGAGTTTGAAAAGATTGATGTTAATAGCTTGTCGGAGAAATTACAAGTCTCTAAAGTGACCATTCGAAAGGATTTGGACAAGCTAGAATCCAAAGGATTATTGCATAGAGAACACGGCTATGCTGTTTTAAATAGTGGAGATGATATCAATGTTCGATTGTCTTTTCAATATGATACCAAGAAAAGAATAGCCAGGGAAGCTGCCAAACTAATTAAGGATAACGACACGGTTTTGATTGAATCGGGCTCTACTTGTGCCTTGCTAGCGGAAGAAATTTGTCAAACAAAAAAGAATATCAAGATTGTGACAAATTCTTATTTTATTGCAGATTATATTCAGGAATATGATTCCTGTAAAATCATCCTACTTGGTGGTGAATTTCAAAAAGAATCTAGAGTGACCGTAGGTCCTCTTCTGAAAGAGTTGATTCGCTCGTTTAGAGTTCCCTTTGCTTTTGTAGGGGTTGACGGATATGATGATGAACTTGGCTTTACTGGGAAAGATATGATGCGGAGTGAAGTTGTTCAAGCTATGTCTGATGTTTCTAAAGAAGTGGTTGTCTTAACAGATTCAAGTAAATTTGGAAAGTGTGGGACCGTTAGACGATTTGCACTTTCGCAAGTTTCTAGAGTGATAACAGATAAGAATATATCTCAAGAAGCAAAGGAAAAACTTGAGGATTCGCAAACGATTTTAAACTTAGTATAA
- a CDS encoding glycyl-radical enzyme activating protein — translation MEQNRGIIFNIQHFSIHDGPGIRTTVFLKGCPLRCPWCSNPESQRANPEKMLDAVTKKETITGEEKTVTEIIDDVLKDVDFYEESGGGITLSGGEIFAQFEFAKSILKAAKEVGLHTAIETTAFVEHEKFVDLIQYVDFIYTDLKHYNTLKHKKVVGVNNHLIIKNIHYAFAQNKTIVLRIPVIPNFNDSLNDAEEFASLFNSLNIDEVQLLPFHQFGENKYKLLGRRYEMEGIKALHPEDLYDYQQIFLDHDIHCYF, via the coding sequence ATGGAACAAAATCGTGGCATTATCTTTAACATCCAACACTTTAGTATCCATGATGGCCCTGGCATCCGAACTACTGTATTTCTAAAAGGATGTCCCCTGCGTTGTCCATGGTGCTCCAATCCTGAATCCCAACGTGCAAATCCTGAAAAAATGTTGGATGCTGTTACTAAAAAGGAAACTATCACGGGAGAAGAAAAAACAGTCACAGAAATCATAGATGATGTCTTAAAAGACGTTGACTTCTATGAAGAATCTGGTGGTGGCATTACCCTGTCTGGTGGAGAAATCTTTGCTCAATTTGAATTTGCCAAATCTATCTTAAAAGCTGCGAAAGAAGTTGGACTTCATACTGCAATCGAAACGACAGCTTTTGTTGAACATGAGAAATTTGTCGATCTCATTCAGTATGTTGATTTTATTTATACAGACCTTAAACATTACAATACACTTAAACATAAGAAGGTTGTCGGAGTCAACAATCATCTGATTATTAAAAATATTCATTATGCCTTTGCTCAAAACAAAACAATCGTTTTACGTATTCCAGTCATTCCTAATTTCAATGACTCGCTAAACGATGCTGAAGAATTTGCTTCTCTTTTTAATTCGCTTAACATCGATGAAGTACAACTTCTCCCATTTCACCAGTTTGGAGAAAACAAATACAAACTTTTAGGACGTCGCTATGAAATGGAAGGAATAAAAGCTCTGCATCCAGAAGATTTATATGACTACCAGCAAATTTTTTTAGATCATGACATCCACTGCTATTTCTAA
- a CDS encoding PTS sugar transporter subunit IIB, producing the protein MMKIGLFCAAGFSTGMLVNNMKVAAQELGIDAEIEAYSQAKLADFAPEIDVALLGPQVAYTLDKSKAICEANHIPIAVIPMADYGMLDGKKVLNLALELLGEK; encoded by the coding sequence ATGATGAAAATTGGATTGTTTTGTGCGGCAGGATTTTCAACAGGAATGTTGGTAAATAATATGAAGGTAGCGGCTCAGGAATTAGGTATTGATGCTGAAATTGAGGCATATTCTCAAGCGAAATTAGCAGATTTTGCCCCAGAAATAGATGTCGCTTTGTTAGGGCCTCAAGTAGCTTATACTTTGGATAAATCAAAAGCGATTTGTGAGGCAAACCATATCCCTATTGCTGTCATTCCTATGGCGGATTATGGGATGTTAGATGGTAAGAAGGTACTAAATCTAGCTCTAGAATTGCTAGGAGAAAAATAA
- a CDS encoding sugar-binding transcriptional regulator, with protein sequence MKDERKKLLAKLAYLYYVEDKSQSQIAAETGIYRTTVSRMLAEAKKEGVVKIEIENFDTRLFHLENYIKQKYGLKAIEIIPNLVDEPRESLEKRLAQASAVMLRNLIEDGMTVGFSWGKSLRLMVEQVGTKRLDGVQFYPLAGGPSHIHARYHVNTLIYSMASKFHGECHFINASVIQENSEVTEGILSSKYFEDLKASWRCLDVAAVGIGGHADSKNPQWFDMLTTNDFKKLESEHAVGEVCCRFFDQEGIPVYPELQERTISITLEELRKVPNIISLAYGDQKAKAILSVLKANYINHLVTDEATILKVLELDGDQQFTKK encoded by the coding sequence TTGAAAGATGAACGGAAAAAGTTACTTGCTAAATTAGCCTATCTATACTATGTTGAAGACAAAAGTCAATCGCAAATCGCAGCAGAAACTGGAATCTACCGTACAACTGTCAGCAGAATGTTAGCGGAGGCTAAAAAAGAGGGAGTTGTAAAAATTGAAATTGAAAATTTTGATACTCGCCTCTTCCATTTAGAAAATTATATCAAACAAAAATATGGCTTGAAAGCTATCGAGATTATACCAAATCTAGTTGATGAGCCACGAGAAAGCCTTGAAAAGCGGCTAGCGCAAGCTAGTGCTGTCATGCTTCGAAATTTGATTGAAGATGGAATGACAGTTGGTTTTTCATGGGGCAAGTCTCTCAGATTAATGGTGGAACAAGTTGGAACTAAGCGTTTGGATGGTGTTCAATTTTATCCCCTAGCTGGAGGTCCCAGTCATATCCATGCTCGCTACCATGTCAATACTCTAATCTACAGTATGGCGAGTAAATTTCATGGAGAATGTCATTTTATAAACGCGAGTGTCATTCAAGAAAATTCTGAGGTAACGGAAGGCATCTTATCTTCTAAGTATTTCGAGGACTTGAAAGCTAGTTGGCGTTGTTTGGATGTTGCTGCTGTAGGGATTGGTGGCCATGCAGATAGCAAGAATCCTCAGTGGTTTGATATGCTAACAACAAATGATTTTAAGAAATTGGAGTCGGAACATGCTGTAGGAGAAGTCTGCTGTCGTTTCTTTGATCAAGAAGGTATCCCCGTTTATCCTGAATTACAGGAAAGAACAATATCTATCACATTGGAGGAATTGAGAAAGGTTCCGAATATCATCTCGTTAGCCTACGGTGATCAAAAAGCAAAAGCAATTTTATCGGTTTTGAAAGCCAACTATATCAATCATTTAGTCACAGATGAAGCGACGATCTTAAAAGTTTTAGAATTAGATGGTGATCAGCAATTTACTAAAAAATAG
- a CDS encoding PTS sugar transporter subunit IIC, with amino-acid sequence MSNFNSQKIIAPIMRFVNMKGIIALKDGMLAILPLTVVGSLFLIIGQLPFEGLNQAIASVFGDTWTEPFMQVYSGTFAIMGLISCFSIGYSYAKNSGVEPLPAGVLSLSSFFILLKSSYVPAKGEPIGDAISKVWFGGQGIIGAIIIGLVVGAIYTVFIQRHIVIKMPEQVPQAIAKQFEAMIPAFVIFLLSMIVYIVSKVVTNGGTFIEMIYDVIQVPLQGLTGSLYGAIGIAFFISFLWWFGVHGQSVVNGVVTALLLSNLDANKSMLAAGKLSVENGAHIVTQQFLDSFLILSGSGITFGLVVAMLFAAKSKQYKALGKVAAFPAIFNVNEPVVFGFPIVMNPVMFLPFILVPILAAIIVYASIAIGFMHPFSGVTLPWSTPAIISGFMVGGWQGAFVQVLVLATSTVVYFPFFKFQDNLAYNNELQAEK; translated from the coding sequence ATGTCTAATTTTAATTCTCAGAAAATTATCGCTCCAATCATGCGTTTTGTAAACATGAAAGGAATTATTGCTCTTAAAGATGGGATGTTAGCGATCCTTCCATTAACGGTAGTTGGTAGTTTGTTTCTGATTATTGGACAATTACCATTTGAAGGCCTTAATCAGGCTATTGCTAGTGTATTTGGCGATACATGGACAGAGCCATTTATGCAAGTTTATTCAGGAACATTCGCCATCATGGGCTTAATTTCTTGCTTCTCCATTGGGTATTCTTATGCTAAAAACAGTGGAGTAGAACCCTTGCCAGCGGGAGTTTTGTCCCTGTCTTCATTCTTTATCTTGTTAAAATCTTCTTATGTACCAGCTAAGGGAGAACCGATTGGCGATGCCATTTCAAAAGTATGGTTTGGTGGTCAAGGGATTATCGGGGCCATTATTATTGGTCTGGTAGTTGGTGCAATTTATACTGTGTTTATCCAAAGACACATTGTTATAAAAATGCCAGAACAAGTACCTCAAGCCATTGCCAAACAATTTGAAGCGATGATTCCTGCTTTCGTGATTTTCTTACTATCAATGATTGTCTATATCGTATCAAAAGTAGTGACAAACGGCGGTACCTTCATTGAAATGATTTATGATGTCATTCAGGTTCCTCTTCAAGGTCTAACAGGATCACTTTACGGAGCGATTGGGATTGCTTTCTTTATTTCATTCTTGTGGTGGTTTGGTGTTCATGGCCAATCAGTTGTCAACGGTGTAGTAACAGCCTTGCTACTTTCTAACCTAGATGCCAATAAATCAATGTTGGCAGCTGGGAAGCTATCCGTTGAAAATGGTGCCCACATTGTAACTCAACAATTCTTAGATAGCTTCCTTATTTTGTCTGGATCAGGTATAACCTTTGGGTTGGTTGTTGCCATGCTATTTGCTGCTAAGTCAAAACAGTATAAAGCTTTGGGGAAAGTTGCAGCATTTCCTGCAATCTTTAATGTCAATGAACCCGTCGTATTTGGATTTCCGATCGTAATGAACCCAGTTATGTTCCTTCCATTTATTTTGGTTCCAATTTTGGCTGCAATAATTGTTTATGCATCAATTGCTATTGGATTTATGCATCCATTCTCAGGTGTGACTCTTCCTTGGAGTACACCAGCCATTATTTCTGGATTTATGGTTGGAGGTTGGCAAGGTGCTTTCGTTCAAGTGCTAGTTCTTGCGACCTCGACTGTCGTATATTTCCCATTCTTCAAATTCCAAGATAATCTTGCCTATAACAATGAATTACAAGCTGAAAAATAG